The following coding sequences lie in one Canis lupus familiaris isolate Mischka breed German Shepherd chromosome 34, alternate assembly UU_Cfam_GSD_1.0, whole genome shotgun sequence genomic window:
- the EIF4G1 gene encoding eukaryotic translation initiation factor 4 gamma 1 isoform X11, whose translation MNQPPQIAPKRERKTIRIRDPNQGGKDITEEIMSGARTASTPTPPQTGGGLEPQANGETPQVAVVVRPDDRSQGAIIGSRPGLPGPEHSPSESQPSSPCPTPSPPPILEPGSEPNLAVLSIPGDTVTTGMIQMSVEESTPMPRETGEPYCLSPEPTPLAEPILEVEVTLSKPIPESEFSSSPLQVPTPSASHKEEILPEPNGMVPSEDLEPEVESSPELAPLPPPACPSESPTPIAPTAQPEELLNGAPSPPAVDLSPVSEPKEQAKEVTASVAPPTVLSATPAMAPPATSPAQEEEMEEEEEEEEEGEAGDAEAQKGGEELLPPESTPVAAHLSQNLEAAATTQVAVSVPKKRRKIKELNKKEAVGDLLDAFKEVSPGVPEVENQPPVGTSPGPEPEGSSGPPRPEEADETWDSKEDKIHNAENIQPGEQKYEYKSDQWKPLNLEEKKRYDREFLLGFQFIFASMQKPEGLPHISDVVLDKANKTPLRPLDPTKLQGINCGPDFIPSFANVGRPALSNRGPPRGGPGGELPRGPQAGLGPRRSQQGPRKEPRKIIATVLMTEDIKLNKAEKAWKPSSKRTAADKDRGEEDADGSKTQDLFRRVRSILNKLTPQMFQQLMKQVTQLAIDTEERLKGVIDLIFEKAISEPNFSVAYANMCRCLMALKVPTTEKPTVTVNFRKLLLNRCQKEFEKDKDDDEVFEKKQKEMDEAATAEERGRLKEELEEARDIARRRSLGNIKFIGELFKLKMLTEAIMHDCVVKLLKNHDEESLECLCRLLTTIGKDLDFEKAKPRMDQYFNQMEKIIKEKKTSSRIRFMLQDVLDLRRSNWVPRRGDQGPKTIDQIHKEAEMEEHWEHVKVQQLMAKGSDKRRGGPPGPPISRGLPLVDDGGWNTVPISKGSRPIDTSRLTKITKPGSIDSNNQLFAPGGRLSWGKGSSGGSGAKPSDAASEAARPATSTLNRFSALQQAVPTESTDSRRVVQRSSLSRERGEKAGDRGDRLERSERGGDRGDRLDRSRTPATKRSFSKEVEERSRERPSQPEGLRKAASLTEDRDRGRDAGKGPGEEGKVKREATLPPVSPPKAALSEEELEKKSKAIIEEYLHLNDMKEAVQCVQELASPSLLFIFVRHGIESTLERSTIAREHMGRLLHQLLSAGHLSTAQYYQGLYEILELAEDMEIDIPHVWLYLAELITPILQEGGVPMGELFREITKPLRPLGKAASLLLEILGLLCKSMGPKKVGMMWREAGLSWKEFLPEGQDVSAFVADQKVEYTLGEESEAPGQRMLSSEELNRQLEKLLKEGSSNQRVFDWIEANLSEQQVASNTLVRALMTTVCYSAIIFETPLRVDVAVLKARAKLLQKYLCDEQKELQALYALQALVVTLEQPANLLRMFFDALYDEDVVKEDAFYSWESSKDPAEQQGKGVALKSVTAFFKWLREAEEEESDHN comes from the exons ATGAACCAGCCACCCCAGATTGCTCCCAAGAGGGAGCGGAAGACC ATCCGAATTCGAGATCCAAACCAAGGAGGGAAGGATATCACGGAGGAGATCATGTCTGGGGCCCGCACCGCCTCcacacccacccctccccag ACGGGAGGTGGTCTGGAGCCTCAAGCTAATGGGGAGACACCCCAGGTTGCTGTTGTTGTCCGGCCAG ATGACCGGTCCCAGGGAGCAATCATTGGGAGCCGGCCGGGGTTGCCTGGCCCAGAACACAGCCCTTCAGAATCCCAGCCTTCATCACCTTGTCCGACCCCATCACCACCCCCAATCTTGGAACCGGGGTCTGAGCCTAATCTCGCAGTCCTCTCCATTCCTGGGGACACTGTGACAACGGGGATGATCCAAATGTCTGTAGAAGAATCCACCCCCATGCCCCGTGAAACTGGGGAGCCATATTGCCTCTCTCCAGAACCCACTCCCCTCGCTGAACCCATACTGGAAGTAGAAGTGACACTTAGCAAACCGATTCCAGAATCTGAGTTCTCTTCCAGTCCTCTCCAGGTTCCCACTCCCTCTGCATCTCACAAAGAGGAAATTCTTCCTGAACCTAATGGCATGGTCCCATCTGAGGATCTGGAACCAGAGGTGGAGTCGAGCCCAGAGcttgctcctctccctcccccagcttgtccTTCCGAATCCCCCACGCCCATTGCTCCAACTGCCCAACCTGAGGAACTGCTCAACGGAGCCCCCTCGCCACCAGCTGTGGACTTAAGCCCAGTCAGTGAGCCAAAGGAGCAGGCCAAGGAGGTTACAGCATCAGTGGCTCCCCCCACCGTCCTCTCTGCCACTCCAGCTATGGCTCCTCCAGCTACTTCCCCAGCtcaggaggaggaaatggaggaagaggaagaagaggaggaagaaggagaagctggagatgctgaggctcagaagggaggagaggaactTCTCCCCCCAGAGAGCACCCCTGTTGCAGCCCACCTGTCTCAGAATTTAGAGGCAGCAGCTACCACCCAAG TGGCGGTGTCTGTGCCAAAGAAGAGACGGAAAATTAAGGAGCTCAATAAGAAGGAGGCTGTGGGAGACCTTCTAGATGCCTTCAAGGAG GTGAGCCCAGGAGTACCAGAAGTGGAAAATCAGCCTCCTGTTGGCACCAGTCCTGGCCCGGAGCCTGAGGGCAGCAGTGGACCGCCGAGGCCTGAGGAAGCAGACGAGACCTGGGATTCAAAGGAAGACAAAATTCACAATGCTGAGAACATCCAGCCCGGGGAACAGAAGTATGAGTATAAGTCAG ATCAGTGGAAGCCTCTAAACCTTGAGGAGAAAAAGCGTTATGACCGTGAGTTCCTGCTTGGCTTTCAGTTCATCTTTGCCAGTATGCAGAAGCCGGAGGGATTGCCCCATATCAGTGATGTGGTGTTGGATAAG GCCAATAAAACACCACTGCGGCCACTGGATCCCACGAAACTTCAAGGCATAAATTGTGGTCCAGACTTCATCCCTTCCTTTGCCAACGTTGGCCGACCAGCCCTTAGCAACCGTGGGCCCCCAAGGGGTGGGCCAGGTGGGGAGCTGCCCCGAGGGCCG CAGGCTGGTCTGGGACCCCGGCGCTCTCAGCAAGGCCCCCGAAAGGAACCCCGCAAGATCATTGCCACAGTGTTAATGACTGAAGATATAAAGTTGAACAAAGCAGAGAAAGCCTGGAAGCCCAGCAGCAAGCGGACAGCCGCTGATAAGGATCGAGGGGAAGAGGATGCTGATGGCAGCAAAACCCAG GACCTGTTCCGCAGGGTGCGCTCCATCCTGAATAAGCTGACACCCCAGATGTTCCAGCAGCTGATGAAGCAGGTGACGCAGCTGGCCATTGACACCGAGGAACGCCTCAAAGGGGTCATTGACCTCATCTTCGAGAAGGCCATTTCAGAGCCCAACTTCTCTGTGGCCTATGCCAACATGTGCCGCTGCCTCATGGCG CTGAAAGTGCCCACTACAGAAAAGCCAACGGTGACTGTGAACTTCCGAAAACTGTTGTTGAATCGATGTCAGAAAGAgtttgaaaaagacaaagatgatgATGAGGTTTTTGAGAAGAAGCAAAAAGAGATGGATGAAGCTGCCACG GCAGAGGAACGAGGACGCTTGAAGGAAGAGTTGGAAGAGGCTCGAGACATAGCCCGGCGGCGCTCTTTAGGGAATATCAAGTTTATTGGGGAGTTGTTTAAGTTGAAGATGTTAACAGAGGCTATAATGCATGACTGTGTGGTTAAACTACTTAAGAATCATGATGAAGAGTCCCTTGAATGCCTTTGTCGTCTGCTCACTACCATTGGCAAAGATCTGGACTTTGAAAAAGCCAAG CCCCGAATGGATCAGTATTTCAACCAGATGGaaaaaatcattaaggaaaaGAAGACTTCATCCCGAATCCGCTTTATGCTGCAAGACGTGCTGGATCTGCGACGG AGCAATTGGGTGCCACGCCGTGGGGACCAGGGTCCCAAGACCATTGACCAGATCCACAAGGAGGCTGAGATGGAGGAGCACTGGGAGCACGTAAAAGTGCAGCAGCTAATGGCCAAGGGCAGTGACAAGCGTCGGGGTGGCCCTCCAGGCCCACCCATTA GTCGTGGCCTCCCACTTGTGGATGATGGTGGCTGGAACACAGTCCCCATCAGCAAGGGCAGCCGCCCTATCGACACCTCACGACTCACCAAGATCACGAAG CCTGGCTCCATTGATTCTAACAACCAGCTCTTTGCACCTGGAGGGCGATTGAGCTGGGGCAAGGGCAGCAGTGGAGGCTCAGGAGCCAAGCCCTCTGATGCAG CATCAGAAGCTGCTCGTCCAGCTACTAGTACCTTGAACCGCTTCTCAGCCCTTCAACAAGCAGTACCTACAGAAAGCACAGACAGCAGACGTGTGGTACAGAG GAGTAGTTTGAGTCGGGAAAGAGGTGAGAAAGCTGGGGACCGGGGAGACCGCCTAGAGCGGAGTGAACGGGGAGGTGACCGTGGGGACCGCCTCGATCGCTCTCGGACACCTGCCACCAAGCGGAGCTTCAGCAAGGAAGTGGAGGAGCGAAGTAGAGAGCGGCCCTCCCAGCCTGAGGGACTGCGCAAGGCAGCTAGCCTCACAGAGGATCGGGACCGTGGGCGGGATGCCGGTAAGGGAccgggagaggaagggaaag TGAAGCGAGAAGCCACCCTGCCCCCAGTGAGTCCCCCGAAAGCTGCGCTTTCTGAGGAAGAGCTGGAGAAGAAATCCAAGGCCATCATTGAGGAATATCTCCATCTCAATGATATGAAG GAGGCAGTGCAGTGTGTACAGGAGCTGGCCTCACCCTCCCTGCTCTTCATCTTTGTGCGACATGGCATTGAGTCAACACTGGAGCGCAGCACCATTGCTCGTGAGCATATGGGGCGGCTGCTGCACCAGCTGCTCTCTGCTGGGCACCTCTCCACTGCTCAGTACTACCAAGG GCTGTATGAAATCTTAGAATTGGCTGAAGACATGGAAATTGACATCCCCCACGTGTGGCTCTACCTAGCAGAACTCATAACGCCCATTCTGCAGGAAGGTGGGGTACCTATGGGGGAGCTGTTCAG gGAGATTACAAAACCTCTGAGACCCCTGGGCAAAGCTGCTTCTCTGTTGCTGGAGATCCTGGGGCTCCTATGCAAAAGTATG GGTCCCAAAAAGGTGGGGATGATGTGGCGAGAGGCTGGACTCAGCTGGAAGGAATTCCTACCTGAAGGCCAGGATGTCAGTGCATTCGTCGCTGATCAG AAGGTGGAGTATACCTTGGGTGAGGAGTCAGAAGCCCCTGGCCAAAGGATGCTCTCCTCCGAGGAGCTGAACAGACAGTTGGAGAAGCTGCTGAAGGAGGGCAGCAGTAACCAGCGGGTGTTTGACTGGATAGAG GCCAACCTGAGTGAGCAGCAGGTAGCATCCAACACACTAGTTCGAGCCCTCATGACAACTGTCTGCTATTCTGCAATTATCT TTGAGACGCCCCTCCGAGTGGATGTTGCGGTGCTGAAAGCTCGAGCGAAACTGCTACAGAAATACCTGTGTGATGAGCAGAAGGAGCTGCAGGCACTCTATGCCCTCCAGGCCCTTGTAGTGACCTTAGAACAGCCTGCCA ACCTGCTTCGGATGTTCTTTGATGCGCTGTATGACGAGGATGTGGTGAAAGAGGATGCCTTCTACAGCTGGGAGAGTAGCAAGGACCCTGCTGAGCAACAGGGCAAGGGCGTGGCCCTTAAATCTGTCACAGCCTTCTTCAAGTGGCTTCgtgaggcggaggaggaggagtctGACCACAACTGA